The Mangrovivirga cuniculi genomic sequence GGATAGGATACCCTGACTTTGTTTTCGAACCCGAAACTGCCCAGTTATTCGAGCCATTATCCTTATCGGGTTGATCAAGCATATTTTTAGGATATACCTCTGCAAGTGAATCAATAGTTGACGACTCATATTTATAGCCCTCAAAATCCCATTTTCTATCAGGATTAATTACAGGATCCTCATTCTCCATTCTATCTGGATACAACAGATCAAAGAGATCTTTACCCAGCTTACTATATAAATTTGTGTATTGAAAATCGTTATTTCTATAAGCCAGGTCATTAGCCATCATTTTGAGTAATAGGGCAGTTTTCAGCGGGGACCAATTTTCAGGCTCATAATTTAATATTTTATACTCAACGGGATAATCCTTTTCTTCCAGTTCAGAAATATATTGATTTACCCCCGATGTATAAGCTAGAACTGCCTCACGGGTTTCGGGATCACTAAGAAGTTCTTGAACAGCATTTTCTGCAGAACCTGGCAAGCCCTTTCTCCTTATTGAACGATCATAATCTAATGCTACATCACCTACGATTTCAGATATTCGGCCTGCTGCCCCTCTAACCTGGAAATCCATTTGCCATAGACGGTCACGGGCAGTAACATAACCCTGGGCAAAAAACATATCGTACCTATTGTCAGCGAAAATATGAGGAATATTCAAACTGTCATATACTACTGAAACGGACCCTTTTAAAGAATCCACTGTTATTTCAAAACTCTTTTCGTTGGAATCCACCGGTTCGGAATTTTGCCAGAAACCTTCATTTACAGACATTATTTTACCGGGTGGAGGAATATTAGTATCTCCTAATGAAATTGGATTTGAAAGAAAATATACCCATGCCAGGCACAGGGCTAGAGCGAAAAAAAATCTTAGCCAGTTCATAATGTTCTTTGGTCCCTCATTAAATTGCGTAAGAATTAACAAAAAACAAAAAAATCTTATTTTGCTTTTACAAACTCTTTGATAAGTATCACAAAATATTCATTTAATACATCATAAAAAAGTGTATTGATTTTTATAAAGAGTTAAACTACTTATTTTCTATCAAAACAATAAAAAATGAATAATTCGATTTACTCTAAGGCAAGAAAAATAAAAGTTGTACTATTTGATGTTGATGGCGTACTGACTGATGGTGGGATTATTTATGATAATGATGGAATGGAGTATAAACGATTCCATGTTAGAGACGGGCAAATAATCCGATTTTTAAAAGAATCTAATATCACAGTCGGTGCAATTACCGGGAGAAATTCTAAAGTAGTGAAAAACAGATGTGATGAATTGAAGCTGGACTTTCACTCTCATGGAGCCAAAAATAAACTGGATATTTATAAAAAAATCAAGCTTGATCACAAGGCCTCAGATGATGAAGTTTGCTTTATTGGTGATGATGTGATCGATCTGCCTATACTAACTATGGTCGGGCTTTCAGCTACCCCAGCAGATGCACCATCTTATATGGATAAGTATGTGGATTACAGATGTGAGACTAAAGGAGGATACGGCGTATTGAGAGAAGTAGCTGACCTGATCTTGCTCAGCCAGGGCAAACTTCACGATATTTTAGATCGAATGGCGACTAAAGGAGAGTAAGGAACAGATTTGAGAGTGAGGGTGAGAGTGTGAAGATCCGGTTTACTTGCCTATGCTTGACTGTGTCTCCACAGGCAAGATGATTTAGAAGGCAGGAACATTTGAAACCAGAGACTGCTTTTATACATTTCAGGTGAGGACACCTGAAATCAGAGGCTGATATGATATGATAATTCTATTGAAGCAGCAGGAAAATATCCCTCTTCAATTCAAAATACTGCCTATGCTTGACTGTGTCCTCACAGGCAAGGTGATCTATCGATTCAGATCACAGATCTTTTAATAGCAGTTACACATTGCAAATGTCTAACAGCTGCTTTCCTTTATGAGATTACCCTGATTCATTCGAAGTTCCTACTTTCAGCGTTACAAACGCTGTTCTCAATCCACCCTCGTTACGCTGCGCTAAACAAGGGCGATGGGGCATTTTATAGATTGTATCATCTATAATTGATGAATCTCTATTCGACAGATTAAAATATGCACATTCATATAAAGAATTGCTAAAAAAATAAAAGCTGTTATCGTCCTCGTTTGCAACGAGGATGTGTGAGGTTGGCGATTGTATCGCCGAAAAAAAGGTCTACTTTCACATTTCAGGTGAGGACACCTGAAATCAGAGGCTGATGTGATATGATGATTCTATTGAAATGGCAGGGAGTATCTCTCTTCAATTCAAAATACTGCCTATGTTTGACTGTGTCTACACAGGCAAGGTGATCTATCGATTCGGATTACAAATCCTATGATAAAAGCACGACATTGCAAATGTCGATCAGCTGCTTTTAATTATGAAGATTCCTAAATTAACTGAGATTACATAATTCTTTAATGCTCTTTGGAATTTGCAATTCTGAAGCCTTTTTCATGTTGACATTTCATGTGGAGACACATGAAATCAGAGGCTGTGTTTACATTTCAGGTGAGGACACCTGAAATCAGAGGTTGATGTGATATGATGATTCTATTGAAGCAGCAGGAAAAATCTCTCTTCAATTCAAAATACTGCCACAGCTTGGCTGTGTCTCCACAGGCAAGGTGATCTAATGAAATCAGTAACTACATTTAAAATTATGCAACAAAAAAGGCGACCAAATGGTCGCCTTATATCTTTGAATGCATCAAAACGATTACGCTTTGTTTTTGATGTCCTGAACTTCTACTCTAATTTCTTGAGCTAAATTCTTTAATTCCTGCATTCCTTTTCTAACTCTAGTTCCAGCCGCTTGATTGCTTTTGTCATAGAATTTCTCAAAGTCTCCTTCTAACGATTGAACCAAGTCTAAAAGTTGCTCGTATCTTTTCATTTTCTTTTGTTTAAGGTTGTTGATAAAACAATTAATTAATGATTTACAGTGGGCAATATAGCTGAATTCTGCCTGAAATCAAGGAAAAAGCCGTTTTTTTTGAAATTAAGAATTAAACTCGGCAAATTCTTTGATCTGATGGTACTCTCCGGAGTCAATTTTGGATTTTACCGCTTCGAATGCAGCGATAGTTTTCTCCACATCATCCAGTGTATGTGCTGCTGTAGGGATAATCCTAAGCATTATCACATCTTTTGGAACTACCGGATATACTACCACAGAGCAGAAAATCTTAAAATTCTCTCTCATATCATGAGTTAACCCTGTTGCATCTGGTAATCCACCTTTTAGAATTACAGGAGTAACCGGTGATTGAGTAGTACCTATATTAAACCCTCTCTCTTTAAGACCACCTTGCAATGCATCAACGATCTTCCAGAGATTTTCTTTTAATTCTGGTCTTGTTCTTAATAATTCAAGTCTTTTCTTTGCTCCGATCACCAATGGCATTGGTAATGACTTAGCAAAGATCTGAGATCTTGTATTATATCTTA encodes the following:
- a CDS encoding KdsC family phosphatase; its protein translation is MNNSIYSKARKIKVVLFDVDGVLTDGGIIYDNDGMEYKRFHVRDGQIIRFLKESNITVGAITGRNSKVVKNRCDELKLDFHSHGAKNKLDIYKKIKLDHKASDDEVCFIGDDVIDLPILTMVGLSATPADAPSYMDKYVDYRCETKGGYGVLREVADLILLSQGKLHDILDRMATKGE
- a CDS encoding histone H1 codes for the protein MKRYEQLLDLVQSLEGDFEKFYDKSNQAAGTRVRKGMQELKNLAQEIRVEVQDIKNKA